From the Castor canadensis chromosome 9, mCasCan1.hap1v2, whole genome shotgun sequence genome, one window contains:
- the C1qtnf7 gene encoding complement C1q tumor necrosis factor-related protein 7 isoform X1: protein MPRKEPKMFVLLYVTSFAICASGQPRGNQAKGENYSPRYICSIPGLPGPPGPPGANGSPGPHGRIGFPGRDGRDGRKGEKGEKGTAGLRGKTGPLGLAGEKGDQGETGKKGPMGPEGEKGEVGPVGPPGPKGDRGDQGDPGLPGMCRCGSIVLKSAFSVGITTSYPEERLPIIFNKVLFNEGEHYNPATGKFICAFPGIYYFSYDITLANKHLAIGLVHNGQYRIRTFDANTGNHDVASGSTVIYLQPEDEVWLEIFFNDQNGLFSDPGWADSLFSGFLLYVDTDYLDSISEDDEL from the exons AACCAAAGATGTTTGTCTTGCTCTATGTTACAAGTTTCGCCATTTGTGCAAGTGGACAACCGCGAGGCAATCAGGCCAAAGGAGAGAACTACTCCCCGAGGTATATCTGTAGCATCCCTGGCTTACCTGGACCTCCAGGACCCCCTGGAGCAAACGGTTCCCCTGGACCCCATGGTCGCATCGGCTTTCCAGGAAGAGACGGTAGAGACggcaggaaaggagaaaagggtgAAAAGGGCACTGCAG GTCTAAGAGGTAAGACTGGACCCTTGGGTCTTGCTGGAGAGAAAGGGGATCAAGGAGAGACTGGGAAGAAAGGACCCATGGGaccagagggagagaaaggagaagtagGTCCAGTTGGGCCTCCTGGACCAAAGGGAGACCGAGGAGACCAAGGGGACCCAGGACTGCCTGGAATGTGCAGATGTGGAAGCATCGTTCTCAAATCAGCCTTTTCTGTTGGCATCACAACCAGCTACCCAGAAGAAAGACTACCAATAATATTTAACAAGGTCCTCTTCAACGAGGGGGAGCACTACAACCCTGCCACGGGGAAGTTCATCTGTGCTTTCCCAGGCATTTATTACTTTTCTTATGATATCACATTGGCCAATAAGCACCTTGCAATAGGGCTGGTCCACAATGGACAATACCGGATAAGGACCTTCGATGCCAACACGGGGAACCATGATGTGGCTTCTGGGTCCACAGTCATCTACCTGCAGCCAGAAGATGAAGTCTGGCTGGAGATCTTCTTCAATGACCAGAATGGCCTCTTCTCAGACCCAGGTTGGGCAGACAGCTTATTCTCTGGATTTCTCCTCTATGTTGACACGGATTACCTAGACTCCATATCAGAAGATGATGAACTGTGA
- the C1qtnf7 gene encoding complement C1q tumor necrosis factor-related protein 7 isoform X2 codes for MFVLLYVTSFAICASGQPRGNQAKGENYSPRYICSIPGLPGPPGPPGANGSPGPHGRIGFPGRDGRDGRKGEKGEKGTAGLRGKTGPLGLAGEKGDQGETGKKGPMGPEGEKGEVGPVGPPGPKGDRGDQGDPGLPGMCRCGSIVLKSAFSVGITTSYPEERLPIIFNKVLFNEGEHYNPATGKFICAFPGIYYFSYDITLANKHLAIGLVHNGQYRIRTFDANTGNHDVASGSTVIYLQPEDEVWLEIFFNDQNGLFSDPGWADSLFSGFLLYVDTDYLDSISEDDEL; via the exons ATGTTTGTCTTGCTCTATGTTACAAGTTTCGCCATTTGTGCAAGTGGACAACCGCGAGGCAATCAGGCCAAAGGAGAGAACTACTCCCCGAGGTATATCTGTAGCATCCCTGGCTTACCTGGACCTCCAGGACCCCCTGGAGCAAACGGTTCCCCTGGACCCCATGGTCGCATCGGCTTTCCAGGAAGAGACGGTAGAGACggcaggaaaggagaaaagggtgAAAAGGGCACTGCAG GTCTAAGAGGTAAGACTGGACCCTTGGGTCTTGCTGGAGAGAAAGGGGATCAAGGAGAGACTGGGAAGAAAGGACCCATGGGaccagagggagagaaaggagaagtagGTCCAGTTGGGCCTCCTGGACCAAAGGGAGACCGAGGAGACCAAGGGGACCCAGGACTGCCTGGAATGTGCAGATGTGGAAGCATCGTTCTCAAATCAGCCTTTTCTGTTGGCATCACAACCAGCTACCCAGAAGAAAGACTACCAATAATATTTAACAAGGTCCTCTTCAACGAGGGGGAGCACTACAACCCTGCCACGGGGAAGTTCATCTGTGCTTTCCCAGGCATTTATTACTTTTCTTATGATATCACATTGGCCAATAAGCACCTTGCAATAGGGCTGGTCCACAATGGACAATACCGGATAAGGACCTTCGATGCCAACACGGGGAACCATGATGTGGCTTCTGGGTCCACAGTCATCTACCTGCAGCCAGAAGATGAAGTCTGGCTGGAGATCTTCTTCAATGACCAGAATGGCCTCTTCTCAGACCCAGGTTGGGCAGACAGCTTATTCTCTGGATTTCTCCTCTATGTTGACACGGATTACCTAGACTCCATATCAGAAGATGATGAACTGTGA